From a single Brassica oleracea var. oleracea cultivar TO1000 chromosome C5, BOL, whole genome shotgun sequence genomic region:
- the LOC106293699 gene encoding uncharacterized protein LOC106293699, translating to MTSWKKTIATPFKKAATFFNQPQQTPHNRHANAKAREEHERRSVKELQGDVMACGYEDVLVMWSILDKSNSSNNLSS from the coding sequence ATGACTTCATGGAAGAAAACAATCGCAACGCCATTCAAGAAAGCGGCGACGTTCTTTAACCAACCGCAGCAAACGCCACACAACCGCCACGCAAACGCCAAGGCGAGAGAAGAACACGAGAGACGATCGGTGAAGGAGCTTCAAGGAGACGTCATGGCTTGTGGTTATGAAGATGTCCTCGTCATGTGGTCAATTCTTGACAAGTCAAACTCTTCAAACAATCTCTCTTCTTGA